Sequence from the Acidihalobacter prosperus genome:
GGGGCTGAACGCTTGTGGTCGTCCCTGAATGGCGTCTATCCACGATCGGCATGCGGCCGTTCATTGATCTCAATCACGTCGGTGCGGAGCAATAGGTTCCATACTTCGCCCATCGGTTGTTTTCATGGGCGCCGCATGCGGACCGGCGGTTGGCCCGGTACGTAAAGGGAGGGTGCCATGACCACGACGAGCGGGACCGACAGCGAACAGGAAGATCCCTGCGAGCTGCTCGGCCAGCACAGGATCGAGGAATTCAACGCGTACCGTGCAGCAGGGAAACCCTGCCGCGTGGCGGGCAAGGATCTGCATGCCATGGATCTGCGCAAGGTGGATGTCGGCGGCGTGGATTTCAGCGACTGCCGACTCGATCGCGCCAATCTCTGCGGTCTGGACATGCGCAGCTGCGTGCTGGAAGGGGCGACCCTGCGCGACGCGCTGATCGAGCGCACCTATTTCCCCGAAGGACTCGATGCCGCGGAGATCGAGCTGTCGCTGAATTACGGCACGCGCCTGCGCATGCGTCGCTAGTCCATGCCGCGCGGCCGCACGCGGCCGGCCCGGAATGCGGCATAATCGCGGCTTTCGTTCACGGAAGCCGCGCATGAGCCGATTCTGGAGTGATCTTGTCGCAGCGCTGACGCCGTATACCCCGGGCGAACAGCCGCGCGTCGAACAGCTTGTCAAGCTCAACACCAACGAAAACCCCTATCCGCCGTCGCCGGCCGTGCTGGCAGCCATTCGTGCCGACACTGGTGACGGGCTGCGCCTGTACCCGGATCCCGAGGCGGGTGCGCTCAAGACGGCGATCGCGCAGCGCTACGCGCTGGACGCCGCGCAGGTGTTCGTCGGCAACGGCTCGGACGAGGTGCTGGCGCACACTTTCTGCGCGCTGCTCAAGCACGCGCGGCCGATCCTCTTTCCGGACGTCACCTACAGCTTCTACCCGACGTATTGCGGCCTGTACGGCGTGGACTATCGTCCCGTGCCGCTGGATGCGGCGCTGCGCATCGATCCCGAGGACTATGCGGGCGAAAACGGCGGGGTGATCTTTCCGAACCCGAACGCGCCCACCGGCCGGCTGCTGCCGCTGGAGGCGGTGCGGCGCATGCTCGATCTCAACCCGGATTCGGTGGTCGTCGTGGACGAGGCCTACATCGACTTCGGCGGCGAATCGGCGGCCGCGCTGGTGCCCGAATACCCCAACCTGCTGGTCATCCAGACACTGTCCAAGTCGCGCTCGCTGGCGGGTCTGAGGGTCGGCTTTGCACTCGGTCAGGCGCCGTTGATCGAAGGCCTGGAACGGGTCAAGAACAGCTTCAATTCCTACCCGCTCGGACGGCTGGCGATCGCCGGCGCGGTCGCCGCCATGGCCGACGAGGCCTACTTCGAGCGTACGCGGCAGGCGGTGATCGCCGGTCGTGAACGCCTGACGACGGGACTCGAATCGCTGGGATTCGAGGTGTTGCCCTCGGCGGCCAACTTTGTGTTTGCGCGTCATCCGGCGCATCGTGGCGAGTCGCTGGCCGCGGGTCTGCGCGCGCAGCGTGTGCTGGTGCGGCATTTCCGCCAGCCGCGCATCGAGGATTACCTGCGTATCACCGTCGGTACCGACGCGCAGTGCGAGCGCCTGCTCGAGGTCCTGGAAGCGCTTTGCGCGTGACGGGACTGCACGCGCCGTGACTTCAGACGGATTCGCCGAAGTCCCTGCAAGTCATTGGAATGATTGATGTGCCCATCGGAAATTCGTGGGGCGCGGTATGCAACCCTGTGTGCGCTGCCGTCGTGATGGTTACCGTGCCCGGCGGCGCGCACCCGTCGTTCGTCCCGCTTTGAACCTCGTCCGACGTCGCCGGTCAATGGGATGCCCGAGTCCGGGCGTTCCGACCCCCCCACGTTTTCGTTTAAGGAGTGGTGATATGACGAGCATTCGATCCCGTATGGCCGCAGGCCTTCTCCTCGCGCTGCCCGTATCGGCGCTGGCGATGCCGGCCCCCTATGCCGGGGCGACGCCTTGGACTGGCGCCTACATCGGCGCCCACGCGGGCATCAATCAATCGAGCGCGTCCGGCCTCAATACCGAGAATTCGTTGACCGCAGGCATTTCCGGCGGCTATCGCATGGCGCTCGCCAACTCGACCGCCGCGCCGATCATCCTTGGCGGCGACGTGTTTGCCGATCTCAACGCGCAGGCCACGCACAACGCGAACGTGAGCTACGGCTCCGATGTCGTCGGCGTCGATCTGATGGCGGGCTACCCGGTCGGCGAGGACCAGGCGCTGCTGCCCTACGTAAAGGTGGGTCTCGGCAACCTGCAGGCTACCGGCGATCTGGGCGGCAGCGATATCGGCGGTCGTCTCGGCATCGGCATCAAGTATCACCTGCGTCCGCGGCTGTCGCTCGGCGTGCAGTGGATGACGCAGGACGCCAACAGCATCAGCAACGACAACTTCACGGTCGGCGTCGACTACGCCCTGCCGATGGGTTGAGCCTCATCCATCCCTTGTGGCCCTGGCGTCGGATCTAGTTCCGCCGCCAGGGCCAGAGCTTCTGCCAGAATCGTTTTCTCTCGACGGCCGCGCCAGTCTCCGCCGTACGCGGCGACGGTGGCGTCCGCGCCGTATGCAGGCGAGCCACCGTGGCACCCCAGCCGCTGCGGTCCATGGCGGGGCCGTAGGCAAGCACGTGTGGGTCCTGGGCGAGGATGTCCTGCACGATGGCGCGCAGCACGCCCTTGCCCTTGCCGTGCACGATGCGCACCTCGGCGATATCGCGTCGGCGGCATTCATGGAGGTATTCGCGCACCAGGTCGGGCACCTCGCGCGGCTTGAAATGATGCAGGTCGAGCACGCCGTCGATGTCGAGCTGCACGATCTCGCCGCCCGGCGGCGGTGCGTGCCGGGGGCGGGTCGTGCGACGGCCATGTCGACTCAGTTGCGGCGTCCCATCTGGGTCAGGCCGAGAATCTGCAGCAGGGCCATGAAGATGTTCAGCGCGTCGAGATACAGCGATACCGCCATCAGTATCGGGTCGACCACGCCGCGCTGACGGATCAGCAGGCTGGTGTCGAACAGCACCAGGCCGGAGAACACCAGCAGCGCGATGCCGGCGACGACCAGATGCAGCAGTTCGATGTGCAGGAAGATGCCGGCGATGCTGCCGATCACCGCGATGATCAGCCCGGTGAACAGAAAGCCGTACAGGAAGCTGAAATCGCGGCGCGAAACCCACGCATAGGCCGACAGTGCGGCGAAGTCGATAGCCGTGCCGGCGGCGGCCTCGCTCACGATCGCCGCGCCGCCCGGCATGCGCAGGAACTCGCCGATCACCGGCCCGAGCGCAAAGCCCATCAGCCCCGAGAAGACGTACAGCAGGAACAGGGCGAGGCCGCGGTTGGCGCGCAGGAACTGGATGCCCAGCAGCGCGCCGAAGGCGAGAATCATCCACAGCAGCGGATGCTCCCAGGCCAGCGCCGAGCGCATGCCGACCTCGGCGGTCACCGCGGTGAGTGCGAGACTCGCCGCAAGCAGGCCGTAGGTGCGGGCGATGATCGAGCCTGTGGCCAGGCGCCTCGTCGAAGCGGAATAGACAGGCATGTGATGCGTCCTCGCGATTATTGCAGGAATGAGGGTGGCCGCGGCGGTGCGGCCCTCCGGTTGTAGAACATTGGAGAGTCGCCGCGTTCATATGGTTCCGTCGACGGCCAGATGGCCGGCTTTCAGCTCGCGTACCCCTGATGGACAAGCCTTTGCGATAACCACCAGATGGTGCCGGTACGGTCCCGCACGCCACCCTGGCGATCTCCGTAGGGCATATCCGCCACTGGCATTTCCAGGTCCGCGCCGCAGGCGAGGGCCTTGGCGAGCGCTTGGTCGGCATCGGCCACATAAAGGTAATAGGCGGAGGCCATGGCCGGGTATTGCGCGCTCGCTTCACTGACCATCAGCGTGCTCGTGCCGATACGTATCTGCGCGTTGGCGATCTTGCCGTCGGGGCGCATGGAAAGCAGGGATCGCGTGCCGCCGAACGCCTCGACGAGAAATTCGACATAGCCGGCCGCGTCGTCGACGAACAGATAGGGCGTTACCGTACCGAAACCGGGCGGGACGTACGCCGTGGAGGCCGAGCAATCATCGATGCGGTCGCCGCATGCTTCGTTTTCGAGCAGATCTCGCAGGCATTCGAGATCGCAGCGCACGCGATTGGCCTCGGCCTCGAAGGCGCTTGTCGACTGATTCGGCAGCGGCGTGAGCACGAACGACAAGACGCTCCCATCGCCGGAGGGAGTGACGCGCATGGATTGAGTGACGCGAGCACCGGAATCGAAGGTGATCGTGTGGTCGAGCACGCCGTAGGGATTGGGCGGCGCGAATGCGCAGCGGGCGAGGCCTTCCGCGGTCTCGAGCACCCATTCGCCCTCGCGCAGGGTCGCAGAGCGGCAGAATGCGGGTGCCCACGTGGGCAGGTTGCCGGGCGCGGAGGCATAGGCGTAGACCCGTGCCGGCGGCGCATTGATCGTGACGGAAACGGTTTTGGATCGCATGCATCCCCCTGGTCGGCAGCCGAATGGTCTAATCGGCGAGATCGGGGCGAGCGTAATCCACCACCGCGGACGGGTAAACACGCCCTTGGCGGATGGGCATGAGCGGGGTGCGCCGACGGCGATGCCGGGATCGGCTAGAATGAGCGGCCAGACGATGATGTGAGCGGCACGCGATGTCCGGTTCCCTGTTCGATCAGCTGAAAAAGGCCGGCCTGGTCGACGAGAAGAAGGCCAGGCAGGTCAAAAAGGAAAAGCACCAGCAGCTCAAAAAGGGGCGGCGCGGGACGGAGGCATCCGCCGAGGCCGCACGGCTCGCGGAGCAGGCGGCGCGCGAGAAACAGGCACGCGACCGCGAACTCAACCAGGCGCGGCAGGAAGCGCTCAAGGCCAAGGCGGAAGCCGCGGCCTTGCGTCAGCTGATCGAGTCGAACCGCGCGAGCGAATGGGAAGGGAATATCGCCCACCATTTCGTCGACGGCGACAAGGTCAAGACCCTGTACGTGAACCGCGAAACGCACACGCGCCTGGGTTCGGGTGTGTTGCGCATCGCGCGTCTGGACGACGGCTATGCGTTGGTGCCAGCTGCCGCCGCGGAAAAAATCGCCCAGCGGGATGCCGATGCCCTGGTCGCTACGGCGCGTGCCGAGGAGTCGATGTCGGACGAGGATCGCGCCCATTATGCTCGCTTCGAGGTACCCGACGATCTGATGTGGTAGCCGTGGCCTGCCATGCGCAGGCTCAGGTACGCGCCCAGCCTCGGCAAAGCTCGACGGCCTGACACCAGCGCGCGTGCAGGCGCTCGCGCTCGGCGGACGCCATGCCCGGCTCGAAAACCCTGTCTTCGACCCAGTTTTCCGCGATCCGGGCGCGATCCATCACTCCGGCGCCCAGGGCCGCCAGGGCCGCGGCGCCCCGCGCCGTGGTTTCGGTGTGCTGAGGCCGGCGCACGGCGACGCCGAGCATGTCGGCTTGGAACTGCATCAGCCAGTCGTTCACGCAGGCGCCACCGTCGACGCGCAACTCGGCAAGCGGGATGCCGGTGGCCGAGGTCATCGCGTCGATGGCGTCGCGCGTGCGGTAGGCCATGGCCTCGAGCGCGGCGCGGGCGATGTGCGCGTCGCGGGTGCCGCGGGTCAGGCCGACGATCAGGCCGCGCGCGTAAGGGTCCCAGAACGGCGCGCCGAGTCCGGTGAGGGCGGGCACGAAGTAGACGTCGCCGTTGTCCGGCACGCTGCGCGCCAGCGCCTCCACGCGCGAGGCGTCCGGGATCAGGCCGAGGCCGTCGCGCAGCCACTGCACCGCGGCGCCGGCGACGAAGATCGAGCCTTCCAGCGCGTATTCGGCCGGCGCGTCACCGAGCTGCCAGGCCACGGTGGCCAGCACGCCGTCCCCCGTCACCGGCCGCTCTCCGGTGTGCATGACCACGAAGGCGCCGGTGCCGTAGGTGTTCTTGGCCATGCCGGGGGCGAAGCAGGCCTGCCCGAACAGGGCCGCCTGCTGGTCGCCGGCGACACCGGCGATCGGAATCTCGGGGCCGAGGATGGCCGGGGCCAGGGTGCCGAAATGCCCGGCCGAGGGACGGACCTCGGGCAGGACTGCGGCGGGCACGTCGAGGAGCGCCAGCAGCTCGGCGTCCCAGGCCAGACGGCGGATGTCGAACATCAGCGTGCGGCTGGCGTTGCTGACGTCGGTGACGTGTGCGCGGCCGCCGGTGAGGCGGTATATCAGCCAGCTGTCCACGGTGCCGAAGGCGAGCTCGCCGGCCTCCGCGCGACGCCGCAGCGCCGGGTCCTGGTCGAGCAGCCAGCGCAGCTTGGTGCCCGAGAAGTAGGGGTCGAGCAGCAGCCCGGTGCGCTCGCGGAACAGGGGTTCGTGACCCTCGGCGCGCAGCGCGTCGCACAAATCGGCGGTGCGCCGGTCCTGCCAGACGATGGCCGGGGCGACCGGCTGGCCGCTGCGGCGGTCCCACAGCAGCGTGGTCTCGCGCTGGTTGGTGATGCCCACGGCGCGAATCCCGGCCGGATCGATGCGCGCCTTGCGCACCGCCTCGCGCAGGGTGGCGAGCTGGGTGCCCCAGATGACCTCGGGCTCGTGCTCGACCCAGCCGGGCTGAGGGTAGCGCTGCTCGAATTCCTGCTGCGCCTGGGCCAGCGCGCGGCCGGCAAGGTCGAACACGATGCTGCGACTGCTGGTGGTGCCCTGGTCGAGGGCGAGGAGATAGCCGTTGCTCATGGCTGCATGCTCCAGGGTCGGAAAGCGCGGTATGCGTGCGCGAGCCTATCAGGATCGCCGCGGTAAAGCGCGAGCGCCAGGGGACCGCGGGCGGGCGATTGGGTATGATCGGCGACTTTGCGACGTCTGGACGATTGCATGCTGGAAAAATTCATAGGTCTGCTCTCGGTTTTCGTCATCTCGGCGATTTCCCATCTGGGCTATGCCGGCATCGTGCTGCTGATGGCGATCGAGAGCGCGTGCATCCCGCTGCCCTCGGAGATCATCCTGCCGTTCTCCGGCTATCTGGTGTATCGCGGCGAGATGAATCTGTGGTGGGTGTCGCTGGCCGGGGCGATCGGCTGCGTGCTCGGCTCGCTGGTTGCCTACTCTATCGGCCGCTACGGCGGTCGCCAGCTGGTCGAGCGCTACGGGCGCTACGTGCTCGTCTCGCGCCACGACCTGGCGCTGGCCGACCGCTGGTTCGCGCGTCATGGCGACATCACCATCTTCGTCGGCCGTCTGCTGCCGGTGGTGCGTACCTTCATCGCCCTGCCGGCGGGCATCGCCGGCATGGAGATCAAGCGCTTCGTGCTCTACACCTTCGCGGGTTCCTTCCTGTGGAGCCTGGGGCTGGCCGAACTCGGCGTGAAGCTGGGCGAGAACTGGGATAGCCTCGGGCCGTATTTCCACCGCTTCGACGCCCTGATCGGCGGGCTGCTGATCGTCGGCTTCACGCTGTATGTGTACCGCCACCTGCGCCAGCGCTGAGCCCGCGGCTCAGCCGTCGAGGTGCTGCCAGAGATACCAGGCGGCCACCGAGCGATAAGGGGCCCAGGGCGCGGAGACCGTGCCCAGCTCCATGTCTTCCCCGTACAGCATCCGCGCAGCCCGCCGCAGCCCGGCGTCGCCCAGCGAGATCACGTCGAGCCGCCCCAGCCCGAAGATCAGGAACATCTCGGCGGTCCAGCGGCCGACGCCGGGCAGGGCGGTGAGCCGTTCCAGCGCCGCTGCGTCGGGCAGCGCCGCCAGTCCGGCGAAATCCAGCGTGCCGTCGAGCTGGGCCTGCGCGAGGGCCTGCAGGTAGCGCGTCTTGGCGCCGGAAAGCCCCACAGCGCGCAGGTCGCCGGCATCGACCCCGGCGAGTGCGGCGGGCGAGGGCGGTCCGCCGAGCAGGGCCTCCAGACGGGCGCGGATGGTCCCGGCGGCGCGGGTCGAGAGCTGCTGTCCGACGATGCTGGTGCACAGCGTGACGAAGGGGGCGTCGCGCGGGCGCAGTCGGCAGGGGCCGATCGCGGCCAGTACGCGGGCCATCACCGGGTCGGCTGCGGCCAGATGGGCCTCGGCGAGCCGCAGGGCGTGGTTCCGGTCGGGCGTGTGGGCGTCGATGGGAGGCTCCCGGACGGCGGTGGGTTCGCGGCGTACAATGCCGCACCCCCCACAGGCGTGTCGAGCATGCTCTACATCGAACCCCAGGCCGGCGTGCAGCCGGTGGTCCAGCTGATCGAGTCGGCCCGCCGCTCGGTCGACCTCAACGTCTACATGATCACCGATCGCCGCGTACTCGCGGCGTTGCGCGCGGACCGCGACCGCGGGGTGCGCGTGCGCGTGATCATTCAGGAACATCCCTACCGTGCGCAGCGGCGCTTCGTGGCACGGGAGCGCCGCGAGCTCGCCGATGCGGGCGTAGCCCAGCGCTACGCGCCACGGCGCTTCGAGGGGCGGTACGTGTTCGACCATGCCAAATACATCGTGGTCGACAATGGTCGGCGCTATCTCGTCGGCACCGCCAATTTCACCTACTCGGCGTTCCGCCGGAACCGCGAGTACCTGTGGATCGGCGACGACCGACGCACCGGCGCGGCGTTGGATGCGGTGTTCGACGACGACTGGCGCGGGCGACATCTGCGGCGTCCGTTGCCGCCGCCGCTGATCGCTTCGCCGGGCAGCGCCCGCGCGCTTGCGGCGGTGATTCGCCAGCCGGGGCCGGTTGAGATCGAGAGCGAGGAGTTCGGCGACGTGGCGGCCATCGAACGGGCGGTTCGCGCCAAGCGCGGCGACATCCGCATCCTCGTGCCGGCGCGCGAATCGCGGCACGATCTCCGGGTGCTGGCGGGGCTCGAACGGGAGGGCGCGCGGGTGCGCCTGCTGCGCCGCCCCTAT
This genomic interval carries:
- a CDS encoding pentapeptide repeat-containing protein, whose amino-acid sequence is MTTTSGTDSEQEDPCELLGQHRIEEFNAYRAAGKPCRVAGKDLHAMDLRKVDVGGVDFSDCRLDRANLCGLDMRSCVLEGATLRDALIERTYFPEGLDAAEIELSLNYGTRLRMRR
- the hisC gene encoding histidinol-phosphate transaminase produces the protein MSRFWSDLVAALTPYTPGEQPRVEQLVKLNTNENPYPPSPAVLAAIRADTGDGLRLYPDPEAGALKTAIAQRYALDAAQVFVGNGSDEVLAHTFCALLKHARPILFPDVTYSFYPTYCGLYGVDYRPVPLDAALRIDPEDYAGENGGVIFPNPNAPTGRLLPLEAVRRMLDLNPDSVVVVDEAYIDFGGESAAALVPEYPNLLVIQTLSKSRSLAGLRVGFALGQAPLIEGLERVKNSFNSYPLGRLAIAGAVAAMADEAYFERTRQAVIAGRERLTTGLESLGFEVLPSAANFVFARHPAHRGESLAAGLRAQRVLVRHFRQPRIEDYLRITVGTDAQCERLLEVLEALCA
- a CDS encoding porin family protein, with protein sequence MTSIRSRMAAGLLLALPVSALAMPAPYAGATPWTGAYIGAHAGINQSSASGLNTENSLTAGISGGYRMALANSTAAPIILGGDVFADLNAQATHNANVSYGSDVVGVDLMAGYPVGEDQALLPYVKVGLGNLQATGDLGGSDIGGRLGIGIKYHLRPRLSLGVQWMTQDANSISNDNFTVGVDYALPMG
- a CDS encoding Smr/MutS family protein, yielding MQLDIDGVLDLHHFKPREVPDLVREYLHECRRRDIAEVRIVHGKGKGVLRAIVQDILAQDPHVLAYGPAMDRSGWGATVARLHTARTPPSPRTAETGAAVERKRFWQKLWPWRRN
- a CDS encoding Bax inhibitor-1 family protein, giving the protein MPVYSASTRRLATGSIIARTYGLLAASLALTAVTAEVGMRSALAWEHPLLWMILAFGALLGIQFLRANRGLALFLLYVFSGLMGFALGPVIGEFLRMPGGAAIVSEAAAGTAIDFAALSAYAWVSRRDFSFLYGFLFTGLIIAVIGSIAGIFLHIELLHLVVAGIALLVFSGLVLFDTSLLIRQRGVVDPILMAVSLYLDALNIFMALLQILGLTQMGRRN
- a CDS encoding SRPBCC family protein; this encodes MRSKTVSVTINAPPARVYAYASAPGNLPTWAPAFCRSATLREGEWVLETAEGLARCAFAPPNPYGVLDHTITFDSGARVTQSMRVTPSGDGSVLSFVLTPLPNQSTSAFEAEANRVRCDLECLRDLLENEACGDRIDDCSASTAYVPPGFGTVTPYLFVDDAAGYVEFLVEAFGGTRSLLSMRPDGKIANAQIRIGTSTLMVSEASAQYPAMASAYYLYVADADQALAKALACGADLEMPVADMPYGDRQGGVRDRTGTIWWLSQRLVHQGYAS
- a CDS encoding DUF2058 domain-containing protein, producing the protein MSGSLFDQLKKAGLVDEKKARQVKKEKHQQLKKGRRGTEASAEAARLAEQAAREKQARDRELNQARQEALKAKAEAAALRQLIESNRASEWEGNIAHHFVDGDKVKTLYVNRETHTRLGSGVLRIARLDDGYALVPAAAAEKIAQRDADALVATARAEESMSDEDRAHYARFEVPDDLMW
- the glpK gene encoding glycerol kinase GlpK, with translation MSNGYLLALDQGTTSSRSIVFDLAGRALAQAQQEFEQRYPQPGWVEHEPEVIWGTQLATLREAVRKARIDPAGIRAVGITNQRETTLLWDRRSGQPVAPAIVWQDRRTADLCDALRAEGHEPLFRERTGLLLDPYFSGTKLRWLLDQDPALRRRAEAGELAFGTVDSWLIYRLTGGRAHVTDVSNASRTLMFDIRRLAWDAELLALLDVPAAVLPEVRPSAGHFGTLAPAILGPEIPIAGVAGDQQAALFGQACFAPGMAKNTYGTGAFVVMHTGERPVTGDGVLATVAWQLGDAPAEYALEGSIFVAGAAVQWLRDGLGLIPDASRVEALARSVPDNGDVYFVPALTGLGAPFWDPYARGLIVGLTRGTRDAHIARAALEAMAYRTRDAIDAMTSATGIPLAELRVDGGACVNDWLMQFQADMLGVAVRRPQHTETTARGAAALAALGAGVMDRARIAENWVEDRVFEPGMASAERERLHARWCQAVELCRGWART
- a CDS encoding DedA family protein, which codes for MLEKFIGLLSVFVISAISHLGYAGIVLLMAIESACIPLPSEIILPFSGYLVYRGEMNLWWVSLAGAIGCVLGSLVAYSIGRYGGRQLVERYGRYVLVSRHDLALADRWFARHGDITIFVGRLLPVVRTFIALPAGIAGMEIKRFVLYTFAGSFLWSLGLAELGVKLGENWDSLGPYFHRFDALIGGLLIVGFTLYVYRHLRQR
- a CDS encoding DNA-3-methyladenine glycosylase family protein; its protein translation is MARVLAAIGPCRLRPRDAPFVTLCTSIVGQQLSTRAAGTIRARLEALLGGPPSPAALAGVDAGDLRAVGLSGAKTRYLQALAQAQLDGTLDFAGLAALPDAAALERLTALPGVGRWTAEMFLIFGLGRLDVISLGDAGLRRAARMLYGEDMELGTVSAPWAPYRSVAAWYLWQHLDG
- a CDS encoding phospholipase D-like domain-containing protein, with the translated sequence MLYIEPQAGVQPVVQLIESARRSVDLNVYMITDRRVLAALRADRDRGVRVRVIIQEHPYRAQRRFVARERRELADAGVAQRYAPRRFEGRYVFDHAKYIVVDNGRRYLVGTANFTYSAFRRNREYLWIGDDRRTGAALDAVFDDDWRGRHLRRPLPPPLIASPGSARALAAVIRQPGPVEIESEEFGDVAAIERAVRAKRGDIRILVPARESRHDLRVLAGLEREGARVRLLRRPYLHAKLILGRGEAFIGSQNFSESSLYRNREIGLVLHGPALARLAARFDRDWDRGRPLGGRY